One segment of Mycolicibacterium neworleansense DNA contains the following:
- a CDS encoding antibiotic biosynthesis monooxygenase → MYARSTTVQARPESIDAGIAHVRDEVMPALQEIDGCVGISLLVDRESGRCIATTAWETEEAMHASAERAAPLRARAAEAFGGTATVEEWEIAVLHRDHRTHEGACVRATWAKLEPGQIDGGIEHYKSSVLPAMEDLDGFCSASLMVDRASGRGVSSASFDSREAMERSKDRASALKTSAIRDIGAEEMNECEFELALAHLRVPELA, encoded by the coding sequence GTGTACGCACGCTCTACCACTGTCCAGGCACGACCCGAGTCGATCGACGCCGGTATCGCGCATGTTCGCGACGAGGTCATGCCCGCGCTGCAGGAGATCGACGGCTGCGTCGGTATCTCGTTGCTGGTCGATCGCGAGTCCGGCCGGTGCATCGCCACCACAGCATGGGAGACCGAAGAGGCGATGCACGCGAGTGCCGAGCGGGCCGCACCGCTGCGGGCACGGGCCGCGGAAGCATTCGGGGGCACAGCAACCGTCGAAGAGTGGGAGATCGCCGTCCTGCACCGTGACCATCGCACCCACGAGGGGGCGTGCGTCCGGGCGACATGGGCAAAGCTGGAGCCGGGCCAGATCGACGGCGGCATCGAGCATTACAAATCATCCGTGCTGCCCGCGATGGAGGATCTCGACGGGTTCTGCAGCGCCAGCCTGATGGTCGACCGCGCATCGGGACGGGGCGTGTCGTCAGCGTCGTTCGACAGCCGCGAAGCGATGGAGCGGAGCAAGGACCGGGCCAGTGCGCTCAAGACCTCGGCGATCCGCGACATCGGCGCCGAGGAAATGAACGAATGCGAGTTCGAGCTGGCGCTCGCCCACCTGCGGGTGCCCGAGTTGGCGTGA
- the rimP gene encoding ribosome maturation factor RimP, with translation MAPDPKLRSADLPSQTQVIELLGGEFARAGYEIDDVVIDASVRPPRITVIADGDEGLDLDSLAALSRTASELLDQLAQGDTPYVLDVTSPGVDRPLTQAKHFRRARGRKAELTLTDGSVFTGRLGETDGTVLKVVVPEGRDLTVRELALADIAKAVVQVEFSPPNRRELELSGETGKGAGE, from the coding sequence GTGGCACCGGATCCAAAGTTGCGGTCTGCGGATTTGCCGTCGCAGACGCAGGTGATCGAGCTACTCGGTGGCGAGTTCGCGCGCGCCGGTTACGAAATCGACGATGTCGTCATCGACGCATCGGTACGTCCGCCGCGCATCACCGTGATCGCCGACGGCGACGAGGGCCTCGATCTCGATTCCCTGGCGGCGCTGTCGAGGACGGCCTCTGAGTTGCTCGACCAGCTTGCGCAGGGGGACACGCCGTATGTGCTCGATGTCACCTCGCCGGGTGTGGACCGGCCGCTGACGCAGGCCAAGCATTTTCGCCGCGCCCGCGGGCGCAAGGCCGAGTTGACGCTGACCGACGGTTCGGTCTTCACCGGCAGGCTCGGGGAAACCGACGGCACCGTGCTGAAAGTCGTGGTGCCCGAAGGGCGGGACCTGACCGTCCGCGAGCTGGCCCTTGCCGATATCGCCAAAGCTGTTGTGCAAGTGGAGTTTTCACCTCCAAACCGACGTGAGCTGGAACTGTCGGGAGAAACCGGGAAGGGGGCCGGGGAATGA
- a CDS encoding ferritin-like domain-containing protein → MTSPGPRSTTSPTRPTTSADAALFDAVAVEHGAIYGYGLVSAHSTPEDNALVAAAMAEHRTRREAAMAMLEARSVTPPLPAAGYQLPAPVSDPTDAVNLAIRMEEDSAVAWRAVLEQATGDEDRTFAVTALSQTAVTAARWRAIADASPVTVAFPGGGE, encoded by the coding sequence GTGACCTCACCGGGACCACGATCGACCACCTCACCCACGCGTCCGACCACGTCCGCCGACGCCGCGCTGTTCGATGCCGTGGCCGTCGAGCACGGGGCCATCTACGGCTACGGGCTGGTGTCGGCCCATTCGACGCCCGAGGACAACGCCCTGGTGGCCGCGGCGATGGCCGAGCACCGGACCCGCCGCGAAGCCGCCATGGCCATGCTCGAAGCGCGCTCGGTGACCCCGCCGCTGCCCGCGGCCGGATATCAGTTGCCCGCGCCGGTGTCCGATCCGACCGACGCCGTCAACCTCGCAATCCGCATGGAAGAGGACTCCGCGGTGGCCTGGCGCGCGGTGCTCGAACAAGCCACCGGCGACGAGGACCGCACATTCGCGGTCACCGCACTGTCGCAGACCGCCGTCACCGCGGCCCGATGGCGCGCGATCGCGGACGCCTCGCCGGTGACGGTCGCCTTCCCGGGCGGGGGCGAATAG